In one Nicotiana tomentosiformis chromosome 6, ASM39032v3, whole genome shotgun sequence genomic region, the following are encoded:
- the LOC138894324 gene encoding uncharacterized protein encodes MERRYGPSCCRERDRSSLIIISRKSTSRHEGEELGSSNKIEEFEAQLASEFAKVEKAKAEADAIVAVYRADAEAAQVQVREEAETAQTRAHWVAKLAKCQSRGETIEEIHARGFDLTEEILKAKELEADVGALASDDDDYIDESKSGSESGEEPDGEVTAPRDNQET; translated from the coding sequence atggaaagaaggtatggaccgtcttgctgcagagaaagagacCGCTCGAGCTTAATTATCATCAGtcgaaagtcaacttcaaggcatgaaggagaagagctcggctcAAGCAATAAAATAGAGGAGTTCGAAGCTCAGTTGGCTTCTGAATTTGCCAAGGTCGAGAAAGCAAAGGCCGAGGCGGATGcaatcgtggccgtctatcgggccgatgctgaagccgcccAAGTACAAGTGAGAGAGGaagccgagaccgctcaaactcgagcacattgggttgctaaactcgccaaatgccaatctcggggGGAAACcatcgaggagatccatgctcgaggtttcgaccttaccgaagagatactaaaggctaaagagcttgaagccgatgTTGGAGccctggcttccgatgatgatgattatATTGATGAAAGCAAGAGTGGgtctgagagcggggaggagcccgatggagaagtgACTGCCCCCAGAGATAATCAGGAAACTTAG